The DNA sequence GCGAAAGTTCGATACACTGTGTAATCGTGCAATTATTTTGCTGTCTGGTTTTCTTCCATCAGTTGTGGCATCACGATGAAAGTCAATGGAATTTCtatgatgttatttttgttatgatctACAAGACGTGTAGTTGATATATAGTTTGCTAAGTGAGATGTGTTTAAGGGATGTAATGCTCTtaggtttttcatattttgcctTTTGGTACTTAATACTTTTATTACTGGCTGTTTACTACGGCCTCTACTTGCAAAAGAAGATTATATGAATCGCAATCTGCTGCTTTTCTTCCTCCTACGGTTTTAAAAACTTGAGAGAGGCTGAGACCCATTGGATGGCTGATTTTGTGATCTTTAGTGTGTTCACAATTCACAAGGCGGTGAAAATGCAAAGATTAAATTCATTGATACTATAATCTTTCAAAATTGTATTATTCCTGAGATCTTGTTTCACAAAGAATGTGGTTGAGTTCTCAACAATGATAGTTCATCGAAATAGTTGAATCTTATTCTATATGTCACTCAATTGGCAGAAGCGGCAGCAGGGTTGTCTGGCGAAAGCTCAATGCCGAATTGCAGATGGCTCTGCAATGCCAAGCCCAGGGCTTGGGTTGAATTATAGTCCTCAAAATTATGGAACTCACAAAAACCTTATCGCAGCATATTTCATGCTTAAAACTGGAATCAGATGCAAATGCAAGACAGTGCTGAGTCGTCTCCGTCCAGCACCATCTGAATCGAGTCCCTATGAATATAATAAGACATTGCACATGATCATAGCCCGTATGGGGAGGGCTGAAAACTTATGTTGACTGTACAGATATTCCATTGATGTTCACTTTTTCTTGTTGCCCCAAAGATATCATTCCTCCTTTAGGTTTACCAACCCAGGTCctgcttttatttatatataaattatggcGAGGACCCTAAAAATGTGATTATATTGGCTCTGATCAAACGAATAATTACTATTCTTGGGAGTTGACCCTCTCAGGTTGCTGCCTTTATGGGAATTTATTCGgataattgaatatatattaaagctATCTGAAAACTGAGAAGTACATACAGACGGGAATCAGGGATTCAGGATATATAGGAATGTAGTTTACGTGCCAAATCTAGAAGTATGAAGTTAAAACTATTTTCCACTATGCAAGGAAGCCTAGcaattctccattcttcttgGCCAGTCGAATCAGACCCTGTCTTTGCTTTTGATCTGCTCCAATTGACTTGCAGAATTCAGTAATCACCTGAAATTATATCGtggaaatcaagaaaaataaacaagcaTATCATTGAATGATGAAATCATGCATAGTAGTAGTCTACAGGAAGCCTCGAAAtgcaaaaatagagagagagagagagttgcactTTCAGCTTGCAAAAAGTGCACAGGTTTGGTGAATACACAAGCTTCGGGCAGAAACTGTAAAGAGTTTCTGTTTTTTGTTCATCCATTCGTGCATagaattgaaatatataaatatatatatatatatatatatatatatatatatatatatttattaaagaaaggCGTACCTGTGAGTGTACAGCAATAGCCTTTCCTCTAATCTGATTGAAGCGTTTCTTGCCAATGATGTTACGAGTAACAACAACAATCGGCGCAAAGAGACCCTTTCCTTCATTGACGTTCTTCATCATGGGTCGTGCTCTCACCGGCTTTCCAACTCGAACATGGTTTGGTACTGACTTGGCTAACATGGCATAATCTTCACCAGTCATTGAAGTTCCCCAGCTTCCATGGAAGGAGGAGCACAAGCTTCCCTTGAACCCAATTGCAGATATCGAAGTAGCCATCgacaaacaaacacaaacaacGGCAGATTTCAAAGGCTAAGATGTTTATTGATGGGTTTTATGTACTTGTGAGGGAGGGGATATCATGGTGTAATCTTGAGAGCCTctagtttttttattggatgTAATGTGAGAGAGAGGCCAAGAGACATTAGCAGCCACACATACAGGTATACGTGTAACGTAGCTTGGAATTTAGCTTCAGATTTTCTACAACACAAAAGTATGAATTGCATATTACTACTTACTTATGGTCCCCATTTAATTGGAGATCTGAATCTATAATTTAGAGGTTCTTTCTGTGGGTCCAGCCCCCTTCAGCCAACCTTTTACAAGCCGTTCGATATCAGTACCTAGGAAGCAAGTCGAATCTTTAATTAGTCGTTGATAAAGAAAAGGTAAAACGCAAATTTGATAACACTTGGACGTTGCAAAATGAAGCTGGAGAACTTCATGATCTTGACATTGACCGTGGCAATGAGGTAGGTTTTTCAATCGAAGTTTCATTTCACATTCCCAGTCCCTACCATCTGCCATGTGAAGAACATGCAGCTTCTGGTTGTGGGCGGCTACCATTAACATGGAAGTTTCAAACTTTGGTGAATGTGACATATATAGGAAGATTCtgataatatgttaaattttggTTCTTATGGACGGTGTTTGGTGCTAGGAAGATGTGTCGATGCAGAAAAAAATGTTGGTCTAATAGGCTTTTTCCTTcccattttgttttgattacTTGGCCTGCCACTTGTATTtaaaagcattttttattttttttcgaagGGTTATGATTTCCTCTTTCTGAACTCCACAGGTgacaaaatatcatttctcttgttgAAAACCCACCAGTACTTCATTTGTAAACTTGGTCTTATTCATATATCATCTacctaaaaatgaaaaaaaaaaaaatgatgatcgATGTTGCTCTTCATTGATATTATTTGTACTTTTTTAAAGTCTGCTTGTCGAACTATAATGATCACTTACAGTGAAGACGTTGAAACTTCTCTGTGCAAGCAACATATTCTCAAGGAAAGTATTTATCTAATTGTCTGAAGTAAATCCAAGATATTCagttattttgaagatggagATCTCCAACTTATTTATAGGTTTCCAAGAGAATGGATGCTTAACAAAGACAAAGTAAACATTGTTGAGTTTGGCTTGATTTCCTAttgaaaatgtcatttttgaGGCTTGGCTTGACTGCTGCTTGACTCTGGCACAACTGTGACTCAACCCTGCCTCAAGTAACCTTAGCTCGACACTTTGCTCGATAGTCTGCTCGAGCAAATCTTCAGATAGGGAGTTCGCTTGACACCTGCTCAACAGTCAGCTCGAGCGAGTGTCTGCCCTAAAATGTCCGCTTGACATCGCTCGACACTTCGTTAGAGCGAATATTCTGAAATTTGGACTCTCGCGCCTTGGACTATAAATACATgcttttctcatatatttttcaattgattAGCAGCCAAACATTGTAGATTGTGAAAAATCTTGAGAGTTCTATTGGGTGAATTGGGACTTTGAGattgaatattttgtgattgatctcttgtactccacctttgttgatagtgaattcTTTGAGACCGACCTCGACAATGGATGTAGGCTCACATTGAGCCGAACCATTTAAATCTTGATGTTCTTTGTGTGATTGTCGTTATTTCTTATGTTTGCTTCCACTGTTATACTTCAATTTAGCCTTTGATAACCTGTGTATTtcaacaaactggtatcagagtGCCAGGCTCTGTGCGAGATCTTGAGAGATAGCTATGGAAAAGtttgaagtggagaaatttgatagTCAAAACAATTTCAGTTTGTGGTGCATCAAGATGAAGCCTTTACTGCGACAACAAgatttgtcaaaggtattggATGAGAATGTGACTGATGATTCTCTTGCACCGTTAAGAGAAAAAGATGAGAAAGTACATAGTGCTATCTTGTTGTCACTATCAGATGGAGTTTTGAAGGAGATTGCTAATGAGGAGACCACTGCTAGTATTTGGAAGAAACTTGAGAGCTTGTATATGAAGAAATCGCTTaccaaccgtttgtatttgaagCAACGATTATACACTCTCAAGATGAGAGAAGGTACTCCTATTTCCGATCAtctagataaatttaataaaatcattatagatTTGaggaatattgatattaaaCTTGATGATAAGGATCAAGCCTTAATTGTGTTGTGTTCGTTGCCGGTttcatttgataattttgtgaactTGATGTTGTATGGTAGATATACTATCTCCTTGGTAGATATAAAATCTACTTTGAATTCTAAAGAGTTGAGAACAAAATTAGGTGTACAAGGCACGGATAATCGAGCCGATGACTTGTTTATGAAATGTTCTTTTGGTAGTAGATCTGGGGAAAGAAGTTCGGAAAAAAGTAGGGGTAATTCCAGTgatatatctaaatttaataagaaaaatattaaatgtcaCTACTGTCATGTGTTTGGTCTTTACAAAAATGAGTGTctcaaattgaaaattaaggagGAAGGTAAGAGTTCCTATAATGTTGTTAGAATTGAAGAACAGTCTAACAACTCTGATATTGTCCTAACAATCAGCGGCTCTAGCGGCCGATTTggtgacaagtgggtcatgAATTCAGCTTGTAAGTTTCATATGTGTTTTAGGACAGATTGGTTCAATACATATGAATCAGTCAATGGTGATTCCATTTTGGTTGAGAATGATATGACTTGTAATATTGTTGGGATCAGTTCAGTAGAGATTGAAATGTATGATGGAATTGTTAGAACTTTGTCTAACGTTCGGCATATTCCgtctttgaagaaaaatcttatatctTTGGGCACTCTTGATTCCTTTGATTATCAGTATTCAGCTGTAGGTGGAGTCATTTGAGTCTACAAGGACTCTTCGGTGGTAATGATAGGGAAGAAGACAaataatctttattttcttcaggGCAGTATCGTGATTGGTGGAACTGCATCTTCAAACATTCCAGATTCAGGTATTACTCATTTATGGCACATGTGATTGGGCCATATGAGTGAACGAGTGTGGTCATTTATGAATAGGCAGTTGTTTGCTTTATGTGATTAGAAGACAAAAAAgcttgattttttgtttgattgtaTTCTTGTAAAGCAGTGCAGAATTAGGTTTACtgcagtttatttttttcttatttttgtggtATATCTTGTGTGATGTGGTGTCCTGTTTGTACTCATATTTGTTAAggatcatttgaaaaatattctgggtttatttatttttaaactctttGTTTTGTGATATATTTGATGTGTTCAAGCACTTGAGAAGGCTAGTGATCTACATACAAGAAGGTAGAGCGTTCTTCAGACCATATAATTAGGTCCACTCCATAGAATTGAGGTAGCTGAATGGAATGAATCAAACTCTTGTATGAGAGCTCGTAAtatgtttttgggtttgcaGGCTTGTCTGCAAATTTGGGTGAAGTGGACAACACAACTTTCTATTGGGTGAACCATTCTTTTTTCACAATGTGTGTTGTCTTCTACAGAGAAGGAGAACAAGGTTATATCAAGACTGTGAAGTTGCTGGGAGAGCTTCACAATAGAGTGCAGATGATACTCTAGATCATGCTATTGAAATTAAGCATGACTTTGATTTTGGCATTGGTGCACAGTGAGAGCAGTCTACAGTTTCATTTGGTAGATAGAGGAGGCAGTTTAGCCACCTTTGGAATATGCTCATGCAGACTTTGTGGTGTTCTTACTTTGGCAGAGAATATTTGTTGTTAGTCTTTGTGTGTATTCGGAAGCTGTTGTTCAAGTAAGCAGTTTGTATTGTGGTGTGTGTGCTTTTGTGTGAAGAGGAGATTCTTCATTAGGATTAAGCTTGTGATTTGGTCAAGTCATCTATGATGTTGAAGACTTTTGGGTGGAAACCGAGTCCTTCAAAGATAGACGTTGTGTCCCTGTTTGGAATTTGTGGATGAGTTTTATTTCTTGATCTTTGATGGGAATCTTTGATGTCTTTGTTGTCGAA is a window from the Juglans regia cultivar Chandler chromosome 7, Walnut 2.0, whole genome shotgun sequence genome containing:
- the LOC108983012 gene encoding protein PROTON GRADIENT REGULATION 5, chloroplastic-like: MATSISAIGFKGSLCSSFHGSWGTSMTGEDYAMLAKSVPNHVRVGKPVRARPMMKNVNEGKGLFAPIVVVTRNIIGKKRFNQIRGKAIAVHSQVITEFCKSIGADQKQRQGLIRLAKKNGELLGFLA